Proteins encoded together in one Vigna angularis cultivar LongXiaoDou No.4 chromosome 5, ASM1680809v1, whole genome shotgun sequence window:
- the LOC108340711 gene encoding BAG family molecular chaperone regulator 7: protein MSRFRRFQLIEQPFPLCYSSPFQTLTFPSFLEHSLDLDLDLLLAPSSFDADLLHAPSLAYRRVESQIETELRLQSLGDRVAELESRFDRLISGDRKYTWTAEIKGAEKNGFDRKYKWVAEIVEEEKKKKKKQQQVKKVVKDKNVTWTIQLESEGEEEERKKKLVKGVAKNVKWTAEISGKGNNSGNSRKYTFQVESGDAEKKEKLKEKEKEKKKGNGLRIVEIHEPSNHRDVVLRQAFAKRFGAVQNDRGKRKDFSPQDAALLIQINFRAYLIRRSKALRALRELAVAKSKLKEIRAQFNNFSYRRHVARDAEERQRFSEKIIVLLLTVDAIEGADIMVRSAKRSMVDELEAMIDVVDPQPGGRSVSLSFKRRTFDMPDGVIRKEIEEGVAQVVQMLEEAENSSNTFEA from the exons ATGAGCCGATTCAGGCGATTTCAGCTCATTGAACAGCCATTCCCGTTATGCTACTCCTCACCCTTCCAAACCCTAACATTCCCCTCCTTTCTCGAGCACTCTCTTGACCTTGATCTCGACCTGTTGCTAGCTCCTAGCTCTTTCGACGCGGATCTGCTTCACGCGCCGTCGTTGGCCTACCGCCGCGTGGAGAGCCAGATCGAGACGGAGTTGCGCTTGCAGAGCCTGGGTGACCGGGTCGCGGAGCTGGAGTCGCGGTTTGACCGTCTCATCAGCGGCGATCGGAAGTACACTTGGACCGCGGAGATCAAGGGAGCGGAGAAGAATGGGTTTGACAGGAAGTACAAGTGGGTTGCGGAGATCGttgaggaagagaagaagaagaagaagaagcagcaGCAGGTGAAGAAGGTGGTGAAGGATAAGAATGTGACGTGGACGATTCAGCTGGAGAGTGAGGGTGAGgaggaagagaggaagaagaagttggTGAAGGGTGTTGCGAAGAACGTTAAGTGGACGGCTGAGATCTCGGGAAAAGGGAATAACAGTGGGAACTCTAGGAAGTACACGTTTCAGGTGGAAAGTGGAGATGCTGAGAAAAAGGAGAAgttgaaggagaaggagaaggagaagaagaagggaaatGGGTTGCGCATTGTGGAGATTCACGAGCCAAGTAATCATAGAGACGTGGTTTTGAGACAG GCATTTGCGAAGAGGTTTGGAGCTGTGCAAAATGATAGGGGCAAAAGGAAGGATTTCTCTCCTCAAGATGCTGCTTTGTTGATCCAGATCAACTTTAGAGCTTACTTGATCCGTAGGTCAAAAGCTCTCCGGGCCCTTAGAGAACTGGCTGTTGCAAAATCTAAATTGAAGGAAATCAGAGCCCAGTTCAATAACTTTTCTTACCGACGTCATGTAGCTCGTGATGCAGAGGAGCGCCAGCGATTTTCTGAGAAAATCATCGTCTTGCTTCTCACTGTTGATGCCATTGAG GGAGCTGATATTATGGTAAGATCAGCGAAGAGGTCAATGGTGGATGAGCTAGAAGCAATGATTGATGTGGTTGATCCCCAGCCTGGTGGAAGATCAGTATCACTCTCTTTCAAAAGAAGGACATTTGATATGCCCGATGGAGTCATCCGGAAGGAAATTGAAGAAGGAGTTGCACAGGTTGTGCAAATGCTTGAAGAAGCAGAGAATAGCAGCAACACCTTTGAAGCATAA